The Vallitalea okinawensis genome window below encodes:
- a CDS encoding alpha/beta fold hydrolase: MINKTVFPEPTLISVNGVELEVFEAGRQNVGKPIVLCHGWPEHAFSWRYQVPVLVEAGYHVIVPNQRGYGNSSSPTDVTEYDIEHLSGDLIALLDHFGYEDAIFVGHDWGAFVVWGLTLLHPNRVNKVINLSLPYQERGERPWIEFMEEILGGDYYFVHFNRQTGVADAVFKENTSQFLRNLYRKNEPLREPQPGMALINLAREETPFGEPIMSDSELAVFVSAFESSGFTGSINWYRNLDRNWHLLADVNPIIQQPTLMIYGARDGIPKSEKLTEFVPNVEVVNLDCGHWIQQEKPVETNQAILKWLKQWEM; this comes from the coding sequence ATGATTAATAAAACTGTTTTTCCCGAGCCTACCCTTATTTCAGTCAACGGTGTAGAACTCGAAGTTTTTGAAGCAGGCCGACAAAATGTTGGAAAACCTATTGTACTTTGTCACGGTTGGCCAGAACATGCTTTTTCTTGGCGCTATCAGGTGCCCGTACTTGTCGAAGCAGGCTACCATGTCATCGTCCCAAACCAACGGGGTTATGGCAACTCATCCAGTCCGACTGATGTAACCGAATATGACATTGAACACTTGTCGGGTGATCTCATCGCACTTCTCGATCACTTCGGATACGAAGATGCTATCTTTGTCGGTCATGATTGGGGTGCATTTGTCGTTTGGGGACTGACCTTATTGCATCCAAACCGTGTAAATAAAGTGATAAACCTGAGCTTACCTTACCAAGAGCGAGGAGAAAGACCCTGGATCGAGTTCATGGAAGAAATATTAGGCGGCGACTACTATTTTGTCCACTTCAATCGACAGACAGGCGTCGCAGACGCTGTATTCAAAGAAAATACATCCCAGTTTCTTCGCAACTTGTACCGAAAGAATGAGCCATTAAGAGAGCCTCAGCCGGGTATGGCGTTGATCAATCTCGCCAGAGAAGAAACACCTTTCGGTGAACCCATAATGAGTGACAGCGAACTGGCCGTTTTTGTTTCTGCTTTCGAATCATCAGGGTTCACCGGGAGTATAAATTGGTATAGAAACCTTGATCGCAACTGGCACTTATTGGCGGACGTGAACCCTATCATCCAACAACCCACACTGATGATCTATGGTGCCCGGGATGGGATCCCGAAATCTGAAAAATTAACAGAGTTCGTGCCCAATGTTGAAGTGGTAAATCTAGATTGTGGTCATTGGATCCAGCAAGAAAAGCCAGTAGAAACAAACCAAGCCATTTTAAAATGGTTGAAACAATGGGAGATGTAA
- a CDS encoding DUF2200 domain-containing protein yields the protein MLKEKIHKMSFAKIYPLYVNKAERKGRTKSEVDEIMRWLTGYSQKEIEAHIEMQTDLETFIEEAINFNPLSSLIRGVVCGVRVEDVEDPIIQKIRFLDKLIDELARGKSMEKILRKQK from the coding sequence ATGTTAAAAGAGAAAATACACAAAATGAGCTTTGCAAAAATTTATCCATTATATGTAAATAAGGCAGAGAGAAAAGGTAGAACAAAATCTGAAGTTGATGAGATCATGCGTTGGCTGACAGGTTATAGTCAAAAGGAAATAGAAGCGCATATAGAAATGCAAACGGATTTAGAGACTTTCATTGAGGAGGCTATCAACTTCAACCCTCTTAGTTCTCTAATTAGAGGTGTTGTTTGTGGCGTAAGAGTGGAAGATGTTGAAGATCCAATCATACAAAAAATTCGATTTCTAGATAAACTTATTGATGAGTTGGCAAGAGGAAAATCAATGGAAAAGATATTACGTAAACAAAAATAG
- the rlmD gene encoding 23S rRNA (uracil(1939)-C(5))-methyltransferase RlmD, giving the protein MKKDRNIPVEKNKHYVMQVEDIGVNGEGIGKVKGYTLFVEGALPGEEVEVRAVKVKKNFGYGKLLKIIRSSEHRKEPSCAIAKRCGGCQLQHLSYEGQLQYKTKKVQDIMERIGGLKDIKVLPTLGMDEPYHYRNKAQFPVGKTEDLNIGFYARRSHDIINTDECEIGHPINKEIIRVIKGFIKAFDISVYDEVKHRGLIRHIVTRTSHHTGEIMACIVINGRSLPNTVTLIEALKAIEGVAGICLNYNQEKTNVILGKEIKMLWGKEKIVDYIGDLKFEISPLSFFQVNPIQTEVLYNRALEYAGLTGEEVVWDAYCGIGTISLFLAQKAKQVYGVEIVEPAIKDARNNADINGITNAEFFVGKAEVIIPEKYVEGIKADVIVVDPPRKGCDGKLLNTLVEMAPKRIVYVSCDPATLARDLKYLVEHGFEVDQVQPVDMFPHTTHVETVVKLNLTL; this is encoded by the coding sequence ATGAAGAAAGATAGAAATATACCTGTTGAAAAGAATAAACATTATGTAATGCAGGTTGAAGATATAGGTGTAAATGGCGAGGGAATTGGTAAGGTAAAAGGATATACCCTTTTTGTTGAAGGTGCTTTGCCAGGTGAAGAAGTAGAAGTGCGTGCAGTAAAAGTAAAGAAAAACTTTGGATATGGTAAGTTATTAAAGATTATTCGATCTTCAGAACATCGTAAAGAGCCAAGCTGTGCTATTGCAAAAAGATGTGGAGGTTGTCAGCTGCAACATCTATCTTATGAAGGACAACTACAATATAAGACGAAGAAAGTACAAGATATCATGGAGCGGATAGGGGGACTAAAAGATATAAAGGTTTTACCTACTCTTGGTATGGATGAACCTTACCACTATCGTAATAAGGCTCAATTTCCTGTTGGCAAAACAGAGGATTTAAATATTGGCTTTTATGCTAGGAGAAGCCACGATATTATCAATACAGATGAATGTGAAATTGGTCACCCAATTAATAAAGAGATTATTAGGGTTATTAAAGGGTTTATCAAAGCATTTGATATATCAGTCTATGATGAAGTTAAGCATAGAGGTCTCATCCGCCATATCGTTACACGCACATCCCATCATACAGGTGAAATCATGGCTTGTATCGTTATTAATGGAAGAAGTCTGCCTAATACTGTAACACTCATTGAAGCATTAAAGGCTATTGAGGGTGTAGCTGGTATCTGTCTTAATTATAACCAAGAGAAGACAAATGTGATTTTGGGTAAAGAGATTAAGATGCTTTGGGGCAAAGAGAAAATAGTAGATTATATTGGTGATCTTAAATTTGAAATATCACCCTTATCTTTTTTTCAAGTAAACCCTATTCAGACAGAAGTACTTTATAATAGAGCTTTGGAGTATGCCGGATTAACTGGAGAAGAAGTTGTATGGGATGCTTATTGCGGGATAGGTACCATTTCCCTCTTCTTAGCACAAAAAGCTAAGCAGGTATATGGCGTGGAAATAGTAGAACCAGCTATTAAAGATGCAAGGAATAATGCAGACATAAATGGCATTACTAATGCAGAATTTTTTGTTGGAAAGGCAGAAGTCATCATACCAGAAAAGTATGTTGAAGGTATTAAGGCAGACGTCATCGTTGTAGATCCACCACGTAAAGGATGCGATGGAAAACTGCTGAACACCTTAGTGGAAATGGCACCAAAGCGTATTGTCTATGTCTCCTGTGACCCAGCAACCTTAGCAAGAGACTTGAAATATCTTGTTGAACATGGATTTGAGGTTGATCAAGTACAACCTGTTGATATGTTTCCCCATACCACTCATGTGGAGACTGTTGTGAAACTAAACCTAACATTATAA
- a CDS encoding Gfo/Idh/MocA family protein — MASNDLLNKFKESNSNMKERDINKKLKVGIIGTGWIAEYHLIAYKNMPDVEVVAGADLVDGKAKKFFEDNNLEGVNCYHSHKEMLENEELDAVSVCTYNATHAECTIDALKKGVHVLLEKPMCVTLDEAIEIMKVEKESGKVLSIGFQPRLDENMKMIKKIVDSGELGEIYYIQTGGGRRRGIPTPFGTSFIEKETAGLGALGDIGCYSLDMVLNAIGYPKPLTVTGYKSDFFGKSKEYSNKPEYADIFGVDDFAAAFVRLEGGIVLDFRIAWAMHPDTTGDTILFGKKGALRIPSTECWNGSVGGAMTLYHDVAGEQTETKIPILKTEEDLFDLKIRSFLDAIIDETQAPVPTSQILYNQAIIDGISKSSDLGKEIEIDIPVI, encoded by the coding sequence ATGGCGAGTAATGATTTATTAAATAAGTTTAAAGAATCTAATTCTAACATGAAGGAAAGAGACATCAATAAAAAATTAAAAGTAGGTATAATCGGCACAGGGTGGATTGCAGAATACCATTTAATCGCATATAAGAATATGCCAGATGTTGAAGTAGTAGCTGGTGCAGATTTAGTAGATGGAAAAGCAAAAAAGTTCTTTGAAGATAATAACCTTGAAGGGGTAAATTGCTATCATAGTCATAAAGAAATGCTAGAGAATGAAGAGTTAGACGCAGTTAGTGTATGTACATATAATGCAACTCATGCAGAGTGTACAATTGACGCTCTTAAGAAAGGTGTTCATGTTTTACTTGAAAAACCAATGTGTGTAACACTGGATGAGGCAATTGAAATAATGAAAGTAGAGAAAGAAAGTGGCAAAGTACTTTCTATCGGATTCCAGCCACGTCTTGATGAGAATATGAAAATGATCAAGAAGATCGTTGATTCAGGAGAACTTGGAGAAATATATTATATTCAAACTGGTGGAGGAAGAAGAAGAGGTATACCAACTCCTTTTGGAACTTCATTTATAGAAAAAGAAACTGCGGGGCTTGGAGCACTTGGAGACATTGGATGTTATTCCCTTGATATGGTATTGAATGCAATTGGTTATCCAAAGCCATTAACTGTAACGGGCTATAAATCTGATTTCTTTGGCAAAAGCAAAGAATATTCAAATAAACCGGAGTATGCAGATATCTTTGGAGTAGATGATTTTGCAGCTGCATTTGTACGCTTAGAAGGTGGCATTGTTTTAGATTTTAGAATAGCATGGGCAATGCATCCAGATACAACAGGTGATACGATTCTATTTGGTAAAAAAGGAGCACTTCGTATTCCATCAACTGAATGTTGGAACGGATCCGTTGGTGGTGCTATGACCTTATATCATGATGTTGCAGGAGAGCAAACAGAAACTAAAATACCTATTTTAAAGACAGAAGAAGATTTATTTGACCTGAAAATAAGATCTTTCTTAGATGCCATTATAGACGAAACTCAAGCTCCAGTACCAACAAGTCAAATACTGTATAATCAAGCCATCATTGATGGTATATCTAAATCATCAGACCTTGGTAAAGAAATTGAGATTGATATACCAGTAATCTAA
- a CDS encoding sugar phosphate isomerase/epimerase family protein — translation MSLSIGVQLYTLRDEMEKDFKGTLEKVKELGYEGVEFAGLFGKEGKEVKEILKDLSLKAVSAHVPLAELLKDPDKVLKTYKDIGLEYIAIPYLPEEDRPHAGNFDHTLKNIAFACEKAKEYGLTMLYHNHDFEFDVVDGEYYLDTIYKTISADLLQAEIDTCWVNVAGLDPSEYIMKYKDRAPVVHLKDFVMKGRAKKENLYELIGIDKNAQQSKEEFAFRPVGYGFQDFKQIIEASKQAGAKWVIVEQDRPATGQSPLESVELSIQYLKGLRL, via the coding sequence ATGAGTTTATCAATAGGAGTACAACTATACACTTTAAGAGATGAGATGGAAAAAGATTTTAAAGGTACACTAGAAAAGGTTAAAGAATTAGGCTATGAAGGTGTTGAGTTTGCTGGTCTGTTTGGGAAGGAAGGAAAAGAAGTTAAAGAAATTCTTAAGGATCTTTCATTAAAAGCAGTATCAGCTCACGTCCCTTTAGCGGAATTACTAAAAGACCCGGACAAAGTCTTAAAGACATATAAAGATATAGGGTTAGAGTATATAGCAATTCCTTATTTACCAGAAGAGGATAGACCACATGCTGGTAATTTTGATCATACCCTTAAAAATATTGCTTTTGCTTGTGAAAAAGCCAAAGAATACGGTTTGACAATGCTCTATCATAATCATGATTTTGAGTTTGATGTAGTTGACGGAGAGTATTATCTGGATACAATTTATAAAACTATCTCTGCAGACTTACTACAAGCAGAAATTGATACATGCTGGGTTAATGTTGCAGGTCTAGATCCATCAGAATATATAATGAAATATAAAGATAGAGCACCTGTTGTACACTTAAAAGATTTTGTTATGAAGGGTAGAGCCAAAAAAGAAAATTTATATGAATTAATAGGAATAGATAAGAATGCACAGCAGAGTAAAGAGGAATTTGCATTTCGTCCTGTAGGGTATGGGTTTCAAGATTTCAAGCAGATTATTGAAGCTAGTAAGCAAGCTGGTGCCAAGTGGGTAATAGTAGAACAAGATAGACCAGCAACAGGTCAAAGTCCTCTTGAATCTGTTGAACTAAGCATTCAATATCTAAAAGGATTAAGACTGTAA
- a CDS encoding helix-turn-helix domain-containing protein, with translation MVAFYENKDKDLFIHYGNSLDFAPHLHNHIELIYMLEGETVTNVDGNKALLKKGEIFVSFPNQVHQYSSKGPEKYLIFIFSPDLFKEMKHIFQNYIPDNQVIKNAYKYPCLYSFLSSAAEVYESNHEFKDLQIKGYLLVFFAELLKIMKLKSIKTSNLSMLQNILVYCSENYAKDLSLDTISESLHVSKYYVSHLLKKKINIGFSDYINALRISEACGHLLSEDKSITEIAYLVGFNTIRTFNRAFIKQTELTPTDFRKKNLYGIKIQNKEF, from the coding sequence ATGGTTGCTTTTTATGAAAACAAAGATAAGGATTTATTTATACACTATGGAAATAGTTTAGACTTTGCACCACATCTTCATAACCATATTGAGCTCATCTATATGCTTGAAGGTGAAACTGTTACCAATGTTGATGGTAATAAAGCTTTACTGAAAAAAGGTGAGATCTTTGTCTCTTTTCCTAACCAGGTCCATCAATATTCAAGTAAAGGTCCAGAAAAATATCTAATTTTCATCTTTTCACCTGATCTATTTAAAGAAATGAAACATATTTTTCAGAATTACATTCCTGATAATCAAGTCATTAAAAATGCATACAAATATCCTTGCTTATATTCTTTTTTATCTTCCGCAGCTGAGGTATATGAGTCAAATCATGAATTCAAAGACTTACAAATAAAAGGATATTTACTAGTATTTTTTGCAGAACTCTTAAAAATAATGAAACTCAAATCCATTAAAACATCTAATTTATCAATGCTTCAAAATATTTTAGTTTACTGTTCTGAAAATTATGCAAAAGATTTATCTTTAGATACTATTTCAGAGTCTTTACATGTAAGTAAGTATTATGTATCACATTTATTAAAGAAAAAAATAAATATAGGGTTTAGTGATTATATTAATGCACTTCGAATATCAGAAGCATGCGGACATTTATTGTCTGAAGACAAATCGATTACTGAAATAGCATATCTGGTTGGATTTAACACTATACGGACATTTAATAGAGCATTTATTAAACAAACAGAGCTGACACCTACTGATTTTAGAAAAAAGAATTTATATGGAATAAAGATTCAAAATAAAGAGTTCTAA
- a CDS encoding 3'-5' exoribonuclease YhaM family protein yields MQYIADFKEGDRVVEHFLCKQKSVLKTRGGKSYYSLVLQDKTGTVDAKVWDLSDQIHDFDTHDYIKIDAMVVTFQNDYQLNVKKIRRSTEGEYDPKDYIPVSNKDIDEMYESLKKYVHSVKNKFIKNLLVGIFIDDEAFIKKFKFHSAAKNIHHGYMGGLLEHTLSVVEICEFLSGRYYFVERDLLIAGAMLHDIGKVHELSPLPLNEYTDEGQLTGHIIIGLEYIIEKMSEIKDFPKEIATLIKHMVLSHHGELEYGSPKVPQTIEAMIIHCADNMDAKVKCFEETIMEDTTEGMWTNYHRMLQRNIRRTNI; encoded by the coding sequence GGCGGTAAATCCTATTATTCGTTAGTATTGCAGGATAAAACGGGAACAGTTGATGCTAAGGTATGGGATTTAAGCGATCAAATACACGATTTTGATACACACGATTATATTAAAATAGATGCTATGGTAGTGACATTCCAAAATGATTACCAACTCAACGTAAAGAAAATACGTCGTAGTACAGAAGGAGAATATGATCCTAAAGATTATATCCCAGTTAGTAATAAAGATATTGATGAAATGTATGAAAGTCTAAAAAAATATGTCCATAGTGTAAAAAACAAGTTCATTAAGAATTTATTAGTGGGCATATTCATTGATGATGAAGCTTTTATTAAGAAATTCAAGTTTCATAGTGCAGCAAAGAATATACACCATGGTTATATGGGTGGGTTATTAGAGCATACCTTATCTGTAGTTGAGATCTGTGAATTTTTATCTGGAAGATATTATTTTGTTGAGAGAGATCTTCTTATTGCCGGGGCAATGTTACACGATATAGGAAAGGTTCATGAATTATCACCATTACCACTTAATGAGTACACCGATGAAGGTCAACTAACTGGTCATATTATTATTGGTCTTGAATACATTATTGAAAAAATGAGTGAAATCAAGGATTTCCCTAAAGAGATAGCAACATTGATTAAACATATGGTCCTTTCTCATCATGGGGAGTTGGAGTACGGTTCGCCTAAGGTACCTCAAACGATTGAGGCTATGATTATCCATTGTGCTGATAATATGGATGCCAAAGTGAAGTGTTTCGAAGAAACCATCATGGAAGATACAACTGAAGGTATGTGGACAAATTATCACCGTATGCTGCAAAGAAACATACGACGAACAAATATATAA